One segment of Candidatus Paceibacterota bacterium DNA contains the following:
- a CDS encoding deoxynucleoside kinase: MKTGKLIVIDGIDGSGKATQTKFLADRLKREGYKVKTIDFPRYYDNFFGALIGDYLSGKFGDFIQTDPQVASVLYAADRFESSQQIRKWLDAGYVVISDRYVSANQIHQGSKIRSATKRRKFLLWLDKMEFEIFKIPRPDTVIYLDVPFEVSKKWLENKVTKRSKKYLNGKRDVAEDNLLHLKDSRNTALYLHKTNKNWEKISCCKGNICMSPEDVHQKVFEIVKKKLKI; encoded by the coding sequence ATGAAAACAGGAAAATTAATTGTTATAGACGGCATTGATGGGTCAGGGAAAGCGACCCAGACCAAATTTTTGGCCGATCGACTTAAAAGAGAGGGTTACAAAGTGAAGACGATTGATTTTCCGAGGTATTACGATAATTTTTTTGGTGCGCTTATTGGTGATTATTTGTCTGGTAAGTTTGGTGATTTTATTCAGACAGATCCGCAGGTTGCTTCGGTGCTTTATGCCGCCGACCGCTTTGAATCAAGTCAGCAAATCAGAAAATGGCTTGATGCTGGTTACGTTGTGATTTCGGACAGATATGTCAGCGCCAATCAAATTCATCAGGGTAGTAAAATTCGCTCCGCGACTAAGAGAAGAAAGTTTTTGTTATGGCTGGATAAAATGGAATTTGAAATTTTTAAAATCCCGCGACCGGACACGGTGATTTATTTGGATGTACCTTTTGAAGTCAGTAAAAAATGGCTGGAGAACAAAGTTACCAAAAGAAGCAAGAAATATTTAAACGGTAAGCGTGATGTGGCCGAAGACAATTTACTTCATCTTAAAGATTCTCGAAATACCGCTCTTTATCTCCATAAAACAAATAAAAATTGGGAGAAAATTTCTTGTTGCAAGGGAAATATTTGCATGTCGCCAGAGGACGTGCACCAAAAAGTTTTTGAAATTGTAAAGAAAAAATTGAAAATCTGA